In Kordia antarctica, the following proteins share a genomic window:
- a CDS encoding VOC family protein, whose protein sequence is MGDLRSGKKAEKIKNYISWFEIPAIDFKEAVNFYQYIFGITMQQNITASNAMAYFPTTTGIGGAVVAGSGYVPSDSGSLIYLNGGVNLSLVLDKVEPAGGRIIMPKTLISEEAGYFAVFIDSQGNKLALHSKN, encoded by the coding sequence ATGGGTGATCTAAGATCAGGCAAAAAAGCAGAAAAAATAAAAAATTATATAAGTTGGTTTGAAATACCTGCAATAGACTTTAAGGAAGCAGTTAACTTCTATCAATATATTTTTGGAATTACCATGCAACAGAATATTACAGCTTCTAATGCAATGGCATATTTCCCTACAACCACAGGTATTGGCGGTGCTGTTGTGGCTGGTTCAGGGTATGTGCCTAGTGATTCTGGTTCCTTGATTTATTTGAATGGTGGTGTGAATCTAAGTTTAGTTCTTGATAAAGTAGAGCCAGCTGGAGGACGTATCATTATGCCAAAAACATTAATATCTGAAGAAGCTGGATACTTCGCTGTCTTTATTGATTCTCAAGGAAATAAACTAGCATTACATTCTAAAAATTAA
- a CDS encoding aminotransferase class I/II-fold pyridoxal phosphate-dependent enzyme has protein sequence MTKNQGILNTKLKSSPYYNIGQLRVDYWNKLKIESSELARCNKGSANEKAHKESVKNLIKDLKGVECYFASPGIGRMLKLENSLSNHEHTSLSNLIAETTKDLVGDSYRSNPDYIDYDEHSIESVEEHEQQNSVRKNHFEVLFIDDISEKEESSLKRSLMSLRAANDKFTYGVVVQRSFQDALIALHFNHNIQAVVVRYAPPYRSKEISPLIKPYIQPVTNLNFSSKSETDLGPLIGELIDRFRPELDAYYVTDTSLGHLKDSTIKRFKRIFYQTEDILELHLTILQGIEERFETPFFSALVEYSKKPTGVFHAMPISRGNSVFKSRWINDFGDFYGRNMFLAETSATTGGLDSLLQPTGPLKKAQEMARDAYGSQYTYFVTNGTSTANKIVMQALVEPGNVVLIDRDCHKSHHYGLVLVGAYPVYLDSYPIEKYSMYGAVPLGQIKGRLLQLKEAGRLDKVKMLLLTNCTFDGMVYNVERVMEEVLAIKPDMIFLWDEAWFAFAGFANNYKQRTGMYVAKKLYEKYNSSGYRKKYAEYTKGLKEDETSLLPDPDKVRIRVYATQSTHKTLSSFRQGSMIHIWDQDFRRKSETTFLEAYMTHTSTSPNYQMLASLDVGRRQVQLEGFELVEKSIEMAMVFRAKVNNNPQLSKYFDILTVHDFIPNKYRQTGLKEYYTKHEGWNLMDDAWEQDEFVLDPTKITLHIGKTGVDGDTFKNKYLMDKFNIQINKTSRNTVLFLTNIGTTKGSITYLTNALLKIADELDEEFKSLSAKEMEIRQNRIHSLTKEVPPLPDFSYFHHSFQAVPGVPGGDLRAAYFLAYKEENYEYIPLNDCLDAMQNDKVLVASTFVIPYPPGFPVLVPGQVVSEEIINFMTALDVSEIHGYRADLGLRIFKESVLNRHKTATSFGGMNIKNNN, from the coding sequence ATGACAAAAAACCAAGGAATATTAAACACCAAATTAAAAAGCTCACCTTATTATAACATTGGTCAGTTACGAGTAGACTACTGGAATAAATTGAAAATTGAAAGTTCAGAGTTAGCGCGTTGTAATAAAGGTTCAGCAAATGAAAAAGCACACAAGGAATCAGTAAAAAATTTGATCAAGGACTTAAAAGGAGTCGAATGTTATTTTGCTTCGCCAGGAATTGGGCGTATGCTAAAATTAGAAAATTCACTTTCTAATCATGAACATACTTCGTTATCAAATCTAATAGCTGAAACTACCAAAGATTTAGTAGGTGATAGTTACAGAAGCAATCCTGATTATATAGATTATGATGAGCATAGTATTGAATCTGTCGAAGAACATGAACAACAGAACAGTGTTCGGAAAAATCATTTTGAGGTATTATTTATAGATGACATTTCTGAAAAAGAAGAAAGTAGTTTAAAACGTAGCCTTATGTCATTACGGGCAGCGAATGACAAATTTACGTATGGAGTCGTTGTACAACGATCTTTTCAAGATGCGCTGATTGCCTTGCACTTTAATCACAATATCCAAGCAGTTGTAGTACGATATGCGCCGCCGTATCGTTCTAAAGAAATTTCACCGCTCATAAAACCATACATTCAACCTGTTACAAACCTTAATTTTTCTTCAAAATCTGAAACTGATCTTGGGCCATTAATAGGAGAACTAATTGATCGATTCAGACCAGAATTAGATGCCTATTATGTAACTGACACATCACTTGGACATTTAAAAGACAGTACGATCAAGCGTTTCAAGCGTATCTTTTATCAAACAGAAGACATACTAGAACTCCATCTAACAATTCTTCAAGGTATTGAGGAACGATTTGAAACTCCTTTCTTTTCTGCTTTAGTCGAATACAGCAAAAAGCCAACTGGTGTTTTTCACGCGATGCCAATATCAAGAGGAAATTCGGTTTTCAAATCGAGATGGATTAACGACTTTGGCGATTTCTATGGTAGAAACATGTTTTTGGCAGAAACATCTGCAACAACTGGTGGTTTAGATTCTTTATTACAACCAACTGGGCCACTTAAAAAGGCGCAAGAAATGGCGAGAGATGCCTACGGTTCGCAATACACTTATTTTGTGACCAATGGAACTTCAACAGCAAACAAAATTGTGATGCAGGCACTTGTTGAGCCCGGAAACGTAGTGCTTATTGATAGAGATTGTCATAAATCGCACCATTACGGATTGGTTTTAGTAGGCGCTTATCCAGTATATTTAGATTCATATCCAATAGAAAAATATTCAATGTATGGAGCTGTGCCTTTAGGACAAATTAAAGGTAGATTATTACAATTAAAAGAAGCAGGCAGACTGGATAAAGTGAAAATGTTATTGCTTACCAACTGTACGTTTGACGGAATGGTGTATAATGTGGAGCGCGTTATGGAAGAAGTCTTAGCTATAAAACCAGACATGATATTTTTATGGGATGAAGCTTGGTTTGCCTTTGCAGGATTTGCAAATAATTACAAACAACGTACGGGAATGTATGTTGCTAAAAAACTCTACGAAAAATACAATAGTAGTGGCTACAGAAAAAAATATGCTGAATACACAAAAGGGTTAAAAGAGGATGAAACTTCTTTACTACCAGATCCTGATAAAGTACGTATACGAGTATACGCCACACAAAGTACGCATAAAACACTGAGTAGTTTCAGACAAGGTTCTATGATCCATATTTGGGATCAGGATTTTCGTAGAAAAAGTGAAACCACATTTTTAGAAGCGTACATGACACATACGTCTACATCGCCAAATTATCAAATGTTAGCTTCATTAGATGTTGGAAGGCGTCAAGTTCAACTAGAAGGGTTTGAGTTGGTAGAAAAAAGTATTGAAATGGCAATGGTTTTTCGTGCAAAAGTGAATAACAATCCGCAATTGAGTAAGTACTTTGATATATTAACGGTACATGATTTTATTCCAAACAAATACCGACAAACTGGACTGAAAGAATATTATACCAAACATGAAGGTTGGAATCTTATGGATGATGCTTGGGAACAAGACGAGTTTGTACTCGATCCAACAAAAATAACCTTACATATTGGTAAAACTGGTGTTGATGGTGATACGTTTAAGAACAAATACTTGATGGATAAATTCAATATCCAAATCAATAAAACATCTAGAAATACGGTATTATTCTTAACGAATATAGGAACCACCAAAGGAAGTATTACGTACTTAACCAACGCACTATTAAAAATTGCAGATGAACTGGATGAAGAGTTTAAGTCATTAAGTGCTAAGGAAATGGAAATTAGGCAAAACCGAATTCATTCCTTAACAAAAGAAGTGCCTCCACTACCAGATTTCAGCTACTTTCATCACTCATTTCAAGCGGTTCCTGGAGTTCCAGGAGGCGATTTGCGTGCCGCTTATTTCTTGGCATACAAAGAAGAAAACTATGAGTACATTCCATTAAACGATTGTTTAGATGCGATGCAAAATGATAAAGTTTTAGTAGCTTCTACTTTCGTAATTCCATATCCTCCAGGATTTCCAGTGCTAGTTCCTGGTCAAGTAGTAAGTGAAGAAATCATCAATTTCATGACTGCGTTAGATGTGAGTGAAATTCACGGATATCGTGCCGATTTAGGATTGAGAATCTTCAAAGAAAGCGTATTAAACAGGCATAAAACAGCAACGTCTTTTGGCGGAATGAATATCAAAAATAATAATTAA